GGTAGTAAACACCATAGCTCTTATACCGGAAGAGATAATTCGTTCGCTTTACGTTAAAGAATGCTCTCGCTTGTTGGGGGTAGACGAGCGACTTCTGGTTCATAACATAGCCAAGAAGCGTCAGGAGATTTTAGTTCAGAAGAAGAAGACAATATATCCCGACCCCGAAAACCCCGACAATGTAGTTGGAGCTACCGAAACCATACCCACAACGCCTATTCGTACTGATAAGGATATTGCAATATCTTCGTTTCCGCTCGACAAATACGAAAGGGAAATATTAGAATACGTAATAAAGTACGGCACGCAAACTATGACTTACAAAGACCCCGAAACGCAAGAAGCTATCTCTTTCAGGGTAATAGACTTTATTGTTTCCGACCTGGTAGACGACGAGCTGGCATTCGAGAACCCTAAATACAAACGAATACTCGACGAGGCATACGAATACTCTAAACAAGAAAACCCGAACTTAAGCTTAGAGCAATATCTGCTTAACCACATCGATACCGAAATAAGCCAATTGGTTATCGACATCTCTACCGAACGATACATATTAGGCAAGAGATACACGCAAACCGTAGAGAGAATAAATTCGGAGGAAGACAAAGCGGAACTCGAAAAAGAAAAGGCAGCCAAGTTTAACCAAATGCTGTTAGATAAAGTGCCTTATCTGATGTTTAACTACAAAGATGCCATAATAAAGCAAAAGGAGAAAGATATAAACGAAAAGATAATGGCATCTATTAAAGACAACAATATATCGCAACAGTTAGAGCTTGTGAAAGAGCTATTGGTGTTACAAGACTTTAAGAAAACTATAGCTCGCCAGCTGGGAGAGCGAATAGTGGTAAGAATGTAACCACCACAGCCGCCTATTAGTTAATACAAGAAGAAAATCGGAAATTCCGATTTATTAATAATCTTTCACTATCTTTGCACGCATACAACAACAAAGTCAATAACAGTATGGCGTACTCTTTCAATAATAAATCGAGGTTAAACATTATTAACAGTAAGCTGTTGGTAGTGTCGGTTAATTTATTAGAGAGAGACTCATCGCCCCTATACCTTTTAAATAACGCGCCTGCCTGCGCGCGTAATACAACAACCTTTATACCCCTATAGTAATCAACGTTAAAGGGTCAGTACGAAAACTCGGTTGCAAACAACAGAATTATTAATTACTAAATATATAAAAGTTATGAAAACAAAATTACTTACATTGTTAATGTGCTTAGCGGTTGCCGTAAGCTCTTTTGCTCAAAGTGGCACAACAGGCAATCTTACTTGGACGTTTAATGAAGAGACAGGAGAGTTGAAGATTGAAGGAAAAGGAAAAATGCCAAATTATGATTATTATGATGATCAAAATCAAACACCATGGCATGATTATCTATCTTCAATTAAATCCATAAGTATTGGTGATGAGATAACAACAATTGGAGGATTTGCTTTTTATTACTGTCAGTCTTTGCAAAGCATCTCTATACCTAATTCAGTAACCTCCATTGGGTTTGATGCTTTTTCTTACTGTGAGTCTTTGACAAGCATCTCTATTCCTAATTCGGTAACAACTATTGGTAATTATGCTTTTTACAAGTGCAGTTCTCTAAAAGAGGTGAAAGTGTTCTGGGCTACTCCTTTAGATATAACAGAAGATGTATTTGTTTTAACATTCAGCCCCTGTGCGCTGTTGATTCCCGCAGGCACAAAGTCTCTGTACGAGAAAGCAGTAGGTTGGAAAGAGTTCGGCGCTATCGTAGAAAGTGGCACAACAGGCAATCTAACTTGGACGCTTAATTGGACAACAGGCGAGCTTAAGATTGAAGGAAAAGGAGAAATGCCAGATTATGATGATGGATCTCCCTGGTCTGATTACAGATCTTCAATTAAATCCATAAGTATTGGTAATGGGATAACAACAATTGGCGATAATGCTTTTAGTAAATGTCTTGCCTTGTCAAGTATTACTATCCCTAATTCGGTAACCACAATTGGAGCAAGTGCTTTTTTGACCTGTGTTGCCTTGTCAAGTATCACTCTTCCTAATTCAGTAACTTCCATTGGAGAGAATGCTTTTTTGACCTGTCTATCTTTGAAAAGCATAACTATCCCTAATTCCGTAACTTCCATTGGAGGAAGTGCTTTTCGTAGCTGTAGTTCTTTGAAAGGCATCACTCTTCCTAATTCGGTAACCTCTATTGGAGTAAGTGCTTTTGAAGGCTGTAGGTCTTTAGCAAACATCACTCTTCCTGATTCCTTGATCTCAATTGGAGGAGGTGCTTTTTCTGGTTGTGAGTCTTTGACAAGCATCACTATCCCTAATTCAGTAACAACTATTGGAGTAAGTGCTTTTTATCGTTGTAGTTCTTTGGAAAGTATCACTCTTCCTAATTCGGTAACCACAATTGGAGAGAATACTTTTTTTTACTGTGGGTCTTTGGCGAATATAACCCTTCCAAATTCCGTAACATCCATTGGATGGGGTGCTTTTTATGGCTGTAGCTCTTTGAAAGGCATTACTCTTCCTGATTCGGTAACAACTATTGGCGATTATGCTTTTTCGAGATGTGCGTCTTTAGCAGCTATAGATGTAAAAGAGGGTAATGCTAAATATTCATCAACCGATGGTATCTTATTTAATAAAGATAAAACAGAGTTGGTGCGTTATCCTGCAGGAAAATCGGCAACGTCATACGCCATTCCCTCTACAGTAATAAGTATAGCGGATGATGCTTTTGGGAATTGCGAGAAATTAAACTCTATTCAAGTGTCCGATAATGTAGTCCGTATTGGTAATAATGCTTTTTCTTACTGTGATTCCTTGACAAATATCATTCTTCCTAATTCGGTAACCACAATTGGAGTAAAAGCTTTTCTTAGCTGTAACTCTTTATTAAGTATTACTCTGCCTGCAAATGTAACAAGTATAGGCGATTATGCTTTTACCGAGTGCAATTCTCTAAAAGAGATGAAAGTGTTCTGGGCTACTCCTTTAGATGTGAAAGAAGAAGTATTTGGTTTCCCATTCGAAGACTGTACGCTGTCGGTTCCCGCAGGTACTAAGTCTCTGTACGAGAATGCAGATGTGTGGAAAAACTTTGGTACCATCGTAGAGCGTGATGAAACAAACATCGACAATCTCGAAACATCTAACAATATCTACATCTCAGGCAACACCTTATATATATGTACTCCCGTATCGGAGACTATCACTGTCTATTCCGTAACAGGCGAGTTGCTATATACTTTCGCTAAGCCAGCAGGCGAGGTATCGTTCATTCTTAATAACACAAAGCATCAGATGCTGATAGTGAGAACAGAGTCGGGAGTAACAAAGAAATTAATTAATATATAAAAGTTATGAAAACAAGATTACTTACAGTGTTAATGTGCCTAATGGTTGCCATAAGCTCTTTTGCTCAAAGTGGCACAACGGGCAATCTTACTTGGACGTTTAATGAGACAATGGGCGAGCTTAAGATTGAAGGAAAAGGAGAAATGCCAGATTATGGTGTTCTTTATGGTCAAATACCATGGTATGATTACCGAACTTCAATTAAATCCATAAGTATTAGTGATGGTATAACAAGTATTGGTAGTCAGGCTTTTTCTGGCTGCGAGTCCCTAACTGACATTGCTATTCCTAATTCGGTAGCAACTATTGATTATAGAGCTTTTTATGAATGTACTGCCTTGGTGAGTATTATTATTCCTAATTCGGTAACAACTATTGGTGATAATGCTTTTGAAGACTGTACTGCCTTAGTAAATATTACTATTCCTAATTCGGTAACAACTATTGATAATTATGCTTTTTCTAACTGTACTGCCTTGGTGAATATTACTATTCCTAATTCGGTAACAACTATTGGTGATAATGCTTTTGAAGACTGTACTGCCTTGGAAAATGTTGCTATCTCTAATTCGGTAACAACTATTGGCAATTATGCTTTTTCTAGGTGTGAGTCCCTGACCAGTATCGCTATTCCTAATTCGGTAACAGCTCTTGGCTATTATGCTTTTTCTAACTGTACTGCCTTGGAAAATGTTGCTATCTCTAATTCGGTAACAACTATTGGTGTTTATACTTTTTATAAGTGTAAGTCCCTGACCAGTATCGCTATCCCTAATTCAGTAACCCATATTAGCGATTATGCTTTTTCTAACTGTACTGCCTTGGTAAATATTTCTCTCCCTAATTCAGTAACAACTATTGGAGAGAGTGCTTTTTCCAGCTGTGAGTCTTTGGATAGCATCACTCTTCCTAATTCAGTAACAACAATTGGAGAGAGTGCATTTTGGGGTTGTAGTTCTATGACAAGCATCATTCTTCCTAATTCGGTAACAAGTATAGGTAACGAAGCTTTTGTTAGGTGCGATTCTTTAAAAGAGATTAAAGTGTTTTGGTCTACCCCTTTGGATATAACAGAAGAGCTATTTGTATTAAAGGAATACAACTATAATTTCCCATTCGACGACTGTACGCTTTATGTTCCCGCAGGCACTAAGTCTCTATACAAGAAAGCAGAAGTTTGGCAACAATTCGGCACAATATTAGAGCACGGCGAAACCAACATCGACAATATTGAAACATCTAACAATATCTACATCTCTGGCAACACCTTATATATATGTACTCCTATATCGGAGACTATCACAGTCTATTCCGTAACAGGCGAGTTGCTATATACTTTCGCTAAGCCAGCAGGCGAGGCATCGTTCACTCTTAATAACACAAAGCATCAGGTGATGATAGTGAGAACAGAGTCGGGAGAGATAAAGAAGATACTAGACTAAATAATCACAATAAACCAGAGCGAGCGGATTCAGTCGAGTCCGCTCGATTTGTTTTGTCGCTTCGCGCCAGTTCTTAGTTCTTCACTCTTAGTTCAAAAAAGGCTGAAAGCCTTTTTGTTTCATACATAGACATAATCCATTTCATACTTTGAAACGATCCGTTTCTCGGTTTGATATAATTCGTTTCTCGGTTTGAAAACACTTGTTTCATATAGGTGAAACACTTTGTTTTATACTAATGAAACAACCTGTTTCATACGGGTGAAACGACAGACAAGCAAGATAAAAGATAAAAACTGGTGTGCTTCGCACAAGTTAAAAACTAAAAACTAAGAACTAAAAGTTGGCGCAAAGCGAAGCACATAACTCTTAGTTCTTCACTCTTAGTTCTTAGTTCAGAAAAAAGCTTCACTTAGGGCCTTCTCTCTACTAAGAGACCCCTCGTGTCTCTACTAAGAGAGGCGATGTCTCTCTACTAAGAAAGACGGGGTGGTTCTACTAAGAGAGATTAGGCGGTTCTCTAAAGAGCGACATCGGGTATCTAGTAAGAACGACGAGGGGTATCTAGTAAGAACGGCAGGGGGTATCTAGTAAGAAACAATTCCCCTCTCTTATAACAACAACGAGGGTGTTATAATAACAAAGACAAGGGGTTTATAGTAACCTCCTTGCCTTTGTTGTGAAGATTGTTTTATTAAGCTTTTGCGTTTTACTTGTTCCAAACTCTTGGGGCAGGAACAGGTTTTAGAGGTTTGCGATTCTTTAAGTCTTTCATCACTTCCTCTATGGCGCGGTTTAACTGTTGGTCTTCGCCGCTAAACTCTAATATAGGATTGTTGTCAATCTCAATATCTGGGTCTACTCCGTGGTTTTCGATAATCCATTCGCCAGTTTTAGGGTCGTAACTTGTGTAGAAAGGAACACGTATATCAGTTCCGTCGATGAATGGAAGTGAAGATGTGATACCTACGATACCTCCCCAAGTGCGAGTTCCTATTAGTTTGCCGATGCCTAAAGCACGGAAGCCCCAAGGGAATAAGTCGCCATCAGATGCTGAGTATTTATTAATCAAACACACTTTAGGTCCAACTTGTACGGCGTCGGGTATTGTTCCTATTTGGTTAGAACCTCTGTGCATAGTTAAACGATAAGGTTCGCGAGCTAAGCGTTCCAAAATCATAGGCGAAACGTTACCTCCTCCGTTGGCACGGTCGTCTATAATAAGTCCTTCTTTATCTAACTGAGGATAGAAGTAACGAGAGAACTCGTTAAGTCCGTCAACTCCCATATCAGGAATGTATATATAACCAATCTTTCCGTTAGAAGCTTCGTCTACCTTGCGAATGTTTTCTTGTATCCAGTTATAATGATAAAGAGAATATTCTTCGCTTATCGGACTGATAATAACTTTGCGAGCACCGTTTAAGCTTGCTTTGCTGTTTAATGACAATTCAACAGGAATGTTGGCTTTGCCTACAAGAAGAGAGTACATATCTTTAACCGAATTGGTTGCAACTCCGTCTATCGCAACAATAAAATCTCCTACGTTGGCATCAATTCCAGCTTCGGTAAGCGGAGAGCGAAGTTTTGCACTCCAAGATGCTCCGGGTATTATCTTCTCGATACGGAAAAAGCCCGACTTGTCTCTGCTTATTTCAGCTCCTAATAATCCCATATTAATACGAGAGGCTCTGTTAGCTTCGCCTACCGAAACGTAAGCGTGTCCGCAATTAAGTTCGCCTATCATTTCTCCTATTATGTAGTTTAGGTCTATTCTGTTTTTCACAAAAGGAAGAAGCACTTCGTATTTCTTCTTCATAGCTTTCCAGTTTACTCCGTGCATATTCTTTACATAAAATCCATCACGGAAAGCACGCCAAGCTTCGTCGAATATTTGTGCCCACTCTTGAGGGTAGTCGGTTGTAATCTTCATATTGCTGAAGTCTACAGGCTTGTCAAGATTAGCTCTTCCGTAAGGTATGTTAGTAACATATATATTATTTCCTTTCGCAAATAAAGCTTTTTTATCTCCGCTTGAAATAGCTATTTGAGCATCAGCAATGTCGGTAACTTTCTTGTTTGTTAAGTCGTAAAACTTAGAATTGTTTCCTGTGTTGTAATATACTTTATTATCGTTGGCATAAGCAATGTTGAAGTTTCCTGTTCCTATAGGTATTCTAATAATACGGTCGGAGATGCCTTCTTCGTCGAAATTAACTAACGATTTGTCGTTGGTTTTGCTTTCTTCCTTTTTCGACTTATCTTCCTTTTTAGGTTTCTCGTCTTTCTTCTCTTCTGCCTTTTTCTCTTCGTGAGTTATAGCCACAACAGGGTCTTTCTCTAAGAAAGGAGACGGAGTGTTTTTAGAAAGTATTGCCATATACATTCCGTTCATATTGTTGTATGTATGGTTCCATTCTAAAGAGCCGTAAGTAGGATTGAAGTCGCGAGCCGAATTGAAGAAAAGATATTTTCCGTCTTCGCTAAATATAGGAGATGAAGAATTATACCAACGGTCGGTAACAGCATATTCTTTTTTAGATGCTATATTATATAGGTGTATAATTCGGTAGTTGTTTGATGCTATGCGAGAGTAAGCAAGCCATTTACTGTCGGGAGAGAAAACAACATCGTAAAATTCGCCGGCAGGCTCTTGAGCTGCTACGCTAACGCTTTTAGAGGCTACGTTTAGAAGGTTGATACGATTCTCTCTGTCGGTATAAACTATAGTTTTACTGTCGGGGCTCCATTTGTGGCTACGTATGTAAGTGTCGTTGTTTTTAGTTAATTGAATATTGTCTCCGCCCTCAGAAGGTTGAATATATAATTCAGTTTCTCCTGTAATGTCGGAGATGAAGCTTATGTATCGACCATCAGGAGAGTATTGTGCATTACGTTCGTGTGCGCCTGGAGTTCGAGTTATATTCTTTGTTACGCCTTTCTCTACAGGAACGCTAAACACTTCGCCTCTTGTAGTAACAACTAAGCGATTGCCATCTGCCGAGACATTTATATTTGTCCAATGATGAACGCCATTCTTTATCTCGCTACGAGCATATATATTATCAGAAGATAAAGATATTTTCACCTTTTGAGGAGTGCGAGATGTTGCATCTAATTTGTAGATATATCCGCCGTTTTCAAACACTATAGTATTGCCATTAGCCGAAGGGAACTTTATATCGTATTCGGTGAAGTTTGTTACCTTTTCTGTTTGTTTGGTTTTAGTGTTATAAACAAACATATTCATAGTGCGGTCTCTGTCCGAAATATAGAATATGTTATCGCCTATCCACATAGGTATAATATCTTGAGCATTGTTGTTGCTGATATTGTCTACCGATTGCTTGTCGGGATTATAAATCCAAATATCATCAGCCATACCACCTTTGTAGTATTTCCAAGTACGGAACTCGCGCATTACTTTGTTGTAAGCAAGTTGTTTGCCGTCGGCAGAATAACTACAAAAGCTACCTTCTCTTAAAGGAATCATTTCCGATAATCCGCCTTCTTTGTCTACTGTATAAAGCTGACCGATAAAGCCTCCGCCTTTTTTATTTCTATAGATAATGCTTTTGCCGTTGGGAGTCCAACCCATAACAATATTATTAGGACCCATACGGTCGCTAACATCATCTCTTTGGTTTGTAGGAGTGTAAGTTATACGAAGAGGTTCTCCTCCATTAGAAGGGATAGTATAAACTTCGGTGTTGCCATCGTACTGACCC
This genomic stretch from Dysgonomonadaceae bacterium PH5-43 harbors:
- a CDS encoding tricorn protease (product_source=KO:K08676; cath_funfam=2.120.10.60,2.30.42.10,3.90.226.10; cleavage_site_network=SignalP-noTM; cog=COG0793,COG4946; ko=KO:K08676; pfam=PF03572,PF07676,PF14684,PF14685; smart=SM00228; superfamily=52096,69304), translated to MKRVLSLLICSTVFFLGSVAQNSEEARLLRFPTTNGSEIAFSYAGDLYKVSINGGQATRLTSHIGYEMFPKFSPDGKTIAFTGQYDGNTEVYTIPSNGGEPLRITYTPTNQRDDVSDRMGPNNIVMGWTPNGKSIIYRNKKGGGFIGQLYTVDKEGGLSEMIPLREGSFCSYSADGKQLAYNKVMREFRTWKYYKGGMADDIWIYNPDKQSVDNISNNNAQDIIPMWIGDNIFYISDRDRTMNMFVYNTKTKQTEKVTNFTEYDIKFPSANGNTIVFENGGYIYKLDATSRTPQKVKISLSSDNIYARSEIKNGVHHWTNINVSADGNRLVVTTRGEVFSVPVEKGVTKNITRTPGAHERNAQYSPDGRYISFISDITGETELYIQPSEGGDNIQLTKNNDTYIRSHKWSPDSKTIVYTDRENRINLLNVASKSVSVAAQEPAGEFYDVVFSPDSKWLAYSRIASNNYRIIHLYNIASKKEYAVTDRWYNSSSPIFSEDGKYLFFNSARDFNPTYGSLEWNHTYNNMNGMYMAILSKNTPSPFLEKDPVVAITHEEKKAEEKKDEKPKKEDKSKKEESKTNDKSLVNFDEEGISDRIIRIPIGTGNFNIAYANDNKVYYNTGNNSKFYDLTNKKVTDIADAQIAISSGDKKALFAKGNNIYVTNIPYGRANLDKPVDFSNMKITTDYPQEWAQIFDEAWRAFRDGFYVKNMHGVNWKAMKKKYEVLLPFVKNRIDLNYIIGEMIGELNCGHAYVSVGEANRASRINMGLLGAEISRDKSGFFRIEKIIPGASWSAKLRSPLTEAGIDANVGDFIVAIDGVATNSVKDMYSLLVGKANIPVELSLNSKASLNGARKVIISPISEEYSLYHYNWIQENIRKVDEASNGKIGYIYIPDMGVDGLNEFSRYFYPQLDKEGLIIDDRANGGGNVSPMILERLAREPYRLTMHRGSNQIGTIPDAVQVGPKVCLINKYSASDGDLFPWGFRALGIGKLIGTRTWGGIVGITSSLPFIDGTDIRVPFYTSYDPKTGEWIIENHGVDPDIEIDNNPILEFSGEDQQLNRAIEEVMKDLKNRKPLKPVPAPRVWNK
- a CDS encoding hypothetical protein (product_source=Hypo-rule applied; cath_funfam=3.80.10.10; cleavage_site_network=SignalP-noTM; pfam=PF13306; superfamily=52058) gives rise to the protein MKTRLLTVLMCLMVAISSFAQSGTTGNLTWTFNETMGELKIEGKGEMPDYGVLYGQIPWYDYRTSIKSISISDGITSIGSQAFSGCESLTDIAIPNSVATIDYRAFYECTALVSIIIPNSVTTIGDNAFEDCTALVNITIPNSVTTIDNYAFSNCTALVNITIPNSVTTIGDNAFEDCTALENVAISNSVTTIGNYAFSRCESLTSIAIPNSVTALGYYAFSNCTALENVAISNSVTTIGVYTFYKCKSLTSIAIPNSVTHISDYAFSNCTALVNISLPNSVTTIGESAFSSCESLDSITLPNSVTTIGESAFWGCSSMTSIILPNSVTSIGNEAFVRCDSLKEIKVFWSTPLDITEELFVLKEYNYNFPFDDCTLYVPAGTKSLYKKAEVWQQFGTILEHGETNIDNIETSNNIYISGNTLYICTPISETITVYSVTGELLYTFAKPAGEASFTLNNTKHQVMIVRTESGEIKKILD
- a CDS encoding hypothetical protein (product_source=Hypo-rule applied; cath_funfam=3.80.10.10; cleavage_site_network=SignalP-noTM; pfam=PF13306; superfamily=52058) — translated: MKTKLLTLLMCLAVAVSSFAQSGTTGNLTWTFNEETGELKIEGKGKMPNYDYYDDQNQTPWHDYLSSIKSISIGDEITTIGGFAFYYCQSLQSISIPNSVTSIGFDAFSYCESLTSISIPNSVTTIGNYAFYKCSSLKEVKVFWATPLDITEDVFVLTFSPCALLIPAGTKSLYEKAVGWKEFGAIVESGTTGNLTWTLNWTTGELKIEGKGEMPDYDDGSPWSDYRSSIKSISIGNGITTIGDNAFSKCLALSSITIPNSVTTIGASAFLTCVALSSITLPNSVTSIGENAFLTCLSLKSITIPNSVTSIGGSAFRSCSSLKGITLPNSVTSIGVSAFEGCRSLANITLPDSLISIGGGAFSGCESLTSITIPNSVTTIGVSAFYRCSSLESITLPNSVTTIGENTFFYCGSLANITLPNSVTSIGWGAFYGCSSLKGITLPDSVTTIGDYAFSRCASLAAIDVKEGNAKYSSTDGILFNKDKTELVRYPAGKSATSYAIPSTVISIADDAFGNCEKLNSIQVSDNVVRIGNNAFSYCDSLTNIILPNSVTTIGVKAFLSCNSLLSITLPANVTSIGDYAFTECNSLKEMKVFWATPLDVKEEVFGFPFEDCTLSVPAGTKSLYENADVWKNFGTIVERDETNIDNLETSNNIYISGNTLYICTPVSETITVYSVTGELLYTFAKPAGEVSFILNNTKHQMLIVRTESGVTKKLINI